A window of Gouania willdenowi chromosome 12, fGouWil2.1, whole genome shotgun sequence contains these coding sequences:
- the nim1kb gene encoding serine/threonine-protein kinase NIM1 → MPGSQYKVTSTKIHHSLYSLTDSSEAGPEDEEPDSLLQLTPLQKLTTDMCKNEKTIKELIIGRRVGFYKVRGEIGSGTFSRVKMAFHALTKDKVALKILDRTRMDAQAQRLLSKEISSMELLQHPNVVRLYEVVETPSRLYLVLEYAGGGDLHNRICNEGKLSDNTSKVTFAQILSAVKYMHNLNIIHRDLKAENILFTCSGCVKVADFGFSTQLSNRNMMLDTFCGSPPYAAPELFRDESYAGPLVDVWAMGVLLFFMVTGSMPFRAETMGKLRRCIMGGAYSVPPWVPGPCQRLIRGILKVAPNERYAMDQMLGCDWLLPVEFPWSLLPPEPMQRLQSLMDLKQEDEEVLRSLEQLGFTAEHLRSNQLQDSRSPLTGVYRILLHRRLKHRGFDSTPVVRGMVRDPKREGLRAYRGLRHTSKLCVIS, encoded by the exons ATGCCTGGGAGTCAGTACAAGGTGACGAGCACCAAGATCCACCACAGCCTGTACAGTCTGACGGACAGCTCGGAGGCGGGACCCGAGGACGAGGAGCCGGACTCCCTGCTGCAGCTCACCCCGCTGCAGAAGCTCACCACGGACATGTGCAAGAACGAGAAGACCATCAAGGAGCTCATCATCGGCCGCAGGGTCGGCTTCTACAAAGTGCGTGGCGAGATCGGCAGCGGGACCTTCTCCAGGGTCAAAATGGCTTTTCATGCTCTGACTAAAG ACAAAGTGGCCCTGAAGATTCTGGACAGAACCAGGATGGATGCTCAGGCACAGCGTCTGCTCTCCAAGGAGATCAGCAGCATGGAGTTGCTACAGCACCCCAACGTGGTGCGTCTGTACGAGGTGGTGGAGACGCCCAGCCGCCTCTACCTGGTGCTGGAGTACGCAGGGGGGGGAGACCTCCACAACCGCATCTGCAACGAGGGGAAGCTCTCAGACAACACCAGCAAGGTCACCTTCGCTCAGATCCTCTCTGCCGTTAAATACATG CACAACCTGAACATCATCCACCGTGACCTGAAGGCCGAGAACATCCTGTTCACCTGCAGCGGCTGTGTGAAAGTGGCCGACTTTGGCTTCAGCACGCAGCTTTCCAACCGCAACATGATGCTGGACACGTTCTGCGGCTCCCCGCCGTATGCGGCCCCTGAGCTGTTCAGGGACGAGTCCTACGCCGGCCCCCTGGTGGACGTGTGGGCCATGGGCGTGCTGCTCTTCTTTATGGTCACTGGCAGCATGCCGTTCCGCGCCGAGACCATGGGAAAGCTGCGGCGCTGCATCATGGGCGGCGCCTACAGCGTCCCGCCCTGGGTGCCCGGCCCCTGCCAGAGACTGATCCGGGGCATCCTGAAGGTGGCCCCCAATGAGCGCTATGCCATGGATCAGATGCTGGGCTGCGATTGGCTGCTACCGGTGGAGTTCCCGTGGTCGCTGCTGCCGCCCGAGCCCATGCAGCGCCTGCAGAGCCTGATGGACTTAAAGCAGGAAGACGAGGAGGTGCTGAGGTCCCTGGAGCAGCTGGGCTTCACCGCCGAGCACCTGAGGAGCAACCAGCTGCAGGACAGCCGCAGCCCGCTAACGGGCGTGTACCGCATCCTGCTGCACCGGAGGCTCAAACACAGGGGCTTCGACAGCACGCCGGTGGTCCGCGGGATGGTCCGGGACCCCAAGAGGGAGGGGCTCCGTGCCTACAGGGGCCTCAGACACACCTCCAAGCTCTGCGTGATTTCataa
- the LOC114473287 gene encoding growth arrest and DNA damage-inducible protein GADD45 gamma-like, whose amino-acid sequence MTLEEILIHKPAESTGQALEDVLQSAKDNQTLTVGVYESAKVMNGDPDSVSFCVLATDEEFECDIALQIHFTLIQSFCFDNDISIVRVSDTQRLAEIVGDKAEQLEDAHCVLITNPSEGSWDEPALEKLHVFCEERRRQNDWLPEVSLPGGGR is encoded by the exons ATGACTCTGGAGGAGATCCTGATCCACAAACCGGCGGAAAGCACCGGACAAGCCCTGGAGGACGTCCTGCAGTCCGCTAAAGACAACCAGACCCTCACCGTGGGCGTGTACGAGAGCGCAAAAGTCATGAATGG AGACCCTGACAGCGTGTCCTTCTGCGTTCTGGCCACGGACGAGGAGTTTGAGTGCGACATCGCTCTTCAGATCCACTTCACCCTCATCCAGTCCTTCTGCTTCGACAACGACATCAGCATCGTCCGAGTGAGCGACACGCAGCGACTGGCTGAGATCGTTGGAGACAAAGCGGAGCAGCTGGAAGACGCGCACTGCGTCCTCATCACG AACCCATCTGAGGGCTCCTGGGACGAGCCGGCTCTGGAGAAGCTGCATGTGTTCTGCGAGGAGAGGCGGCGCCAGAACGACTGGCTTCCTGAGGTCAGCCTCCCCGGGGGTGGGCGCTGA